A part of Geotrypetes seraphini chromosome 9, aGeoSer1.1, whole genome shotgun sequence genomic DNA contains:
- the LOC117366983 gene encoding uncharacterized protein LOC117366983 gives MNQEQLLRFLAEERQKQGENLQAVLKANRDLWDRGQKQAKQQHDELVRVMGEQTKLLTQLLQCSATSTAGGPPGQVVRTDLDLARSGKDASLPYPEESKEQARGDKSRETLRCYRCGKTGHTQRYCRVTRDLVIAQDPGAKVPKEYQIKVSVRGKKITALVDTGAEVSVMSGQLWEELGEGRNAGMRKVPITCIHGEAQEYPLRPLSIKYKGRKIRIAVAVLEAAPYPLILGRDWIALAGTGRSAGIQSPEKWVLGSRVGGSSLASREERQSPRTPKPKSWRPTIRWAPLSEKARAPTRAYPRAAGYDLYAAQEQVVPVRGRTVIKTDIQVSPPPGAYLRVAPRSGLALHHSIDVAAGVIDPDFRGNVAVLLVNNGNSEYRVQMGDRIAQLLCERIWHPDIMQWSRLPETDRGERGFGSTGVGVPESSPQIEALNNPMGDRKATSLAELKAEIHKIKEELASARQDWETGLKSCTEASFQSWKVPIDPEQKRSREQVLTQCQQESEKLTRLMEQVSSQLKVVQGQVKEGQAQQQAVQHSVKEIKNTCGELTNRTGKAESWVVKQQAQEEQLEEHAQHFQKVLATFKGMDQDMNELREQIAQLGKEDLGGITQVVAALAQRVEGLEGPKDHSGGAAGGQREVALLRWPQDFEDPDPPLLSQERRGNKPRKRF, from the coding sequence ATGAACCAGGAGCAGCTATTGAGGTTCCTCGCGGAGGAGCGGCAGAAGCAAGGCGAGAACCTGCAGGCGGTTCTAAAAGCAAACCGGGACTTGTGGGACCGCGGCCAGAAACAGGCCAAACAACAGCATGACGAACTGGTCAGGGTGATGGGTGAGCAGACCAAGCTGCTAACTCAGCTACTACAGTGCTCAGCTACAAGCACAGCTGGTGGGCCACCGGGACAGGTAGTGAGAACGGATTTAGACCTTGCCAGGTCAGGGAAAGATGCCTCCTTACCATACCCGGAGGAAAGCAAGGAACAGGCCCGGGGGGATAAAAGTAGGGAAACCCTTAGGTGTTACCGCTGTGGCAAAACCGGACATACCCAGCGTTATTGTAGGGTGACCAGGGACCTGGTAATAGCCCAGGACCCCGGGGCCAAAGTTCCGAAAGAATATCAGATAAAGGTATCggtgagagggaaaaagatcACAGCCCTAGTGGATACAGGGGCCGAGGTATCTGTAATGTCAGGGCAACTGTGGGAAGAGCTGGGTGAAGGCCGGAATGCGGGGATGAGGAAGGTGCCCATCACCTGTATTCATGGGGAGGCCCAGGAATACCCACTGAGACCCCTGAGTATAAAGTATAAGGGTAGGAAGATCCGCATAGCAGTGGCCGTGCTGGAGGCGGCGCCTTACCCATTAATATTGGGAAGGGACTGGATTGCTCTAGCGGGGACAGGAAGGTCTGCAGGAATTCAGAGCCCGGAGAAATGGGTGTTGGGAAGCCGGGTGGGGGGAAGTTCACTCGCCTCTCGGGAGGAGAGACAAAGTCCCCGAACGCCAAAACCTAAGAGTTGGAGGCCAACTATTCGATGGGCCCCACTCTCGGAGAAGGCTAGGGCACCCACTCGGGCTTACCCGAGGGCCGCAGGTTATGACCTGTATGCGGCCCAGGAACAGGTGGTACCCGTTAGGGGGCGAACTGTAATAAAAACTGATATACAGGTATCACCTCCCCCAGGGGCGTATCTGCGGGTGGCCCCAAGGTCAGGGTTAGCTCTACACCACTCAATCGATGTAGCTGCTGGGGTTATTGACCCGGACTTTAGGGGAAACGTAGCTGTACTCCTTGTGAATAATGGAAATTCAGAATACCGGGTACAGATGGGTGATCGAATAGCTCAGTTGTTATGTGAGAGAATTTGGCACCCAGACATAATGCAATGGTCCCGTCTCCCGGAGACAGATAGAGGAGAACGGGGGTTTGGCTCTACAGGGGTAGGGGTACCAGAAAGCAGTCCCCAGATAGAAGCCCTTAATAATCCAATGGGGGATAGGAAGGCCACTTCCTTGGCCGAACTTAAAGCGGAGATACATAAGATAAAAGAAGAGCTAGCCTCTGCTCGCCAGGATTGGGAGACAGGATTGAAGTCATGTACAGAGGCCAGTTTCCAGTCCTGGAAAGTTCCTATAGACCCAGAACAGAAAAGGTCTAGGGAACAGGTGCTTACCCAGTGCCAACAAGAGTCCGAGAAACTGACCCGTTTAATGGAACAAGTCTCCTCACAGCTCAAGGTAGTTCAGGGGCAGGTAAAAGAAGGGCAAGCCCAGCAACAAGCTGTGCAGCACAGcgttaaagaaataaaaaacacgTGCGGGGAACTAACTAATAGAACGGGGAAGGCAGAAAGCTGGGTGGTGAAACAGCAGGCACAAGAGGAACAACTGGAAGAACATGCCCAGCATTTCCAAAAAGTCTTGGCTACATTTAAAGGTATGGACCAGGATATGAATGAATTGAGGGAACAAATTGCCCAGCTAGGAAAAGAGGACTTGGGGGGAATAACACAGGTGGTCGCAGCATTAGCCCAGAGGGTGGAGGGGCTAGAGGGTCCTAAAGATCATAGTGGTGGAGCGGCAGGAGGGCAGCGGGAGGTTGCCCTATTACGATGGCCGCAAGATTTTGAAGACCCAGAccctcctctcctaagtcaggaAAGAAGGGGAAATAAACCCCGGAAACGGTTTTGA